Proteins from a single region of Catenulispora acidiphila DSM 44928:
- the nth gene encoding endonuclease III — protein MTRAAADVSDTRVAKPETHTALVRRARKIYRELSGVYPYAKCELDFENPYQLLTAVILSAQSTDVGVNKVTPALFQRYPTPADLAAADPEELEALIKPTGFFHNKAKSLLGMSKSVVSDFGGQVPGRLNDLVKLPGVGRKTANVVLGDAFGVPGITVDTHFGRLVRRFGWTGLEDPVKVEHAIGEMFPRKDWTLLSHRLIYHGRRVCHAKRPACGACPIAKLCPSRGIGEQDPVKAAALLKYKPGEGGLPL, from the coding sequence ATGACCCGAGCCGCTGCCGATGTTTCCGACACCCGGGTGGCGAAGCCGGAGACGCACACGGCGCTGGTCAGGCGCGCCCGCAAGATCTACCGGGAACTCAGCGGCGTCTATCCGTACGCCAAGTGCGAGCTCGACTTCGAGAACCCCTACCAGCTGCTGACCGCGGTCATCCTGTCCGCCCAGTCGACTGACGTGGGCGTGAACAAGGTCACGCCGGCGTTGTTCCAGCGCTACCCGACGCCCGCCGATCTGGCCGCGGCCGATCCGGAGGAGCTCGAGGCGCTGATCAAACCCACGGGCTTCTTCCACAACAAGGCCAAGTCGCTGTTGGGCATGTCGAAGTCCGTGGTGTCCGACTTCGGCGGGCAGGTGCCGGGCCGGCTCAACGATCTGGTGAAGCTCCCCGGCGTCGGGCGCAAGACCGCCAACGTCGTGCTCGGTGACGCGTTCGGCGTTCCCGGCATCACCGTCGACACCCACTTCGGGCGCCTGGTGCGCCGCTTCGGGTGGACCGGGCTGGAGGACCCGGTCAAGGTCGAGCACGCGATCGGCGAGATGTTCCCGCGCAAGGACTGGACGCTGCTCTCGCACCGGCTCATCTATCACGGTCGGCGGGTCTGCCACGCCAAGAGGCCGGCGTGTGGCGCGTGCCCGATCGCGAAGCTGTGTCCCAGCCGGGGGATCGGGGAGCAGGATCCGGTGAAGGCGGCGGCGCTGCTCAAGTACAAGCCGGGGGAAGGCGGTCTGCCGCTGTGA
- a CDS encoding TetR/AcrR family transcriptional regulator: MSGHHTPSRRAAQSKGDLRERAILDTCEALLTDKGYDAVTVGDIAQGAGITRGALYFYFGSKQEVVTALVARTVEHLWERSRSTARADVPRQAIATAMRRTVELWNEHGPVMRTAIDLSLTVPEIGNLWNQTADLFIEAIAAVLEHAGVEPGDEPKQASAMARALCWMIERNFYHASQESRESLQNTSDTCEHIWLISSGLS, from the coding sequence ATGAGCGGCCACCACACGCCGAGCCGTCGCGCCGCTCAGAGCAAGGGCGACCTGCGGGAGCGGGCCATCCTCGACACCTGCGAAGCCCTGCTGACGGACAAGGGCTACGACGCCGTGACCGTCGGCGACATCGCGCAGGGCGCCGGCATCACCCGCGGAGCGCTGTACTTCTACTTCGGCTCCAAGCAGGAAGTGGTCACCGCGCTCGTGGCACGAACCGTCGAGCACCTCTGGGAGAGGTCCCGTTCCACGGCCCGGGCCGACGTGCCGCGCCAAGCCATCGCCACGGCGATGCGGCGCACGGTCGAGCTGTGGAACGAGCACGGTCCGGTCATGCGCACGGCGATCGACCTGTCCCTGACCGTCCCGGAGATCGGCAACCTGTGGAACCAGACCGCCGACCTGTTCATCGAGGCGATCGCCGCCGTATTGGAGCACGCCGGAGTCGAGCCCGGCGACGAGCCGAAACAGGCTTCTGCGATGGCTCGCGCGCTGTGCTGGATGATCGAGCGGAACTTCTACCACGCCTCGCAGGAGTCCCGCGAAAGCCTGCAGAACACCTCCGATACGTGCGAACACATCTGGCTGATCAGCAGCGGTCTGTCCTGA
- a CDS encoding metal-dependent hydrolase — MLGHSHATSGGLAWAAASSALPMSILAYPAMHGSTAHIQARDLIFGTFITAGAALLPDIDHPNGTIAHAIGPVTHNLCKVIEKISGGHRHATHSFAFVALVAYGTWAGEHYIGRYFTLGLVFFMLALAARSLNLCPPGEGLHAYGPCILLAGGGTVLMDRWIASAPSWLPFAIGLGALTHLAGDCLTDHGCRLFWPFTLRTGIPLIKRTGNKMETWFLAPAMAVGCAVLLYMKTSGKTPS, encoded by the coding sequence ATGCTCGGGCACTCACACGCGACCAGCGGCGGACTGGCCTGGGCGGCGGCCTCCTCGGCGCTGCCGATGAGCATCCTGGCCTACCCGGCCATGCACGGCTCCACCGCGCACATCCAGGCCAGGGACCTCATCTTCGGGACCTTCATCACCGCCGGCGCCGCGCTGCTGCCGGACATCGACCATCCGAACGGCACCATCGCGCACGCGATCGGACCGGTCACCCACAACCTGTGCAAGGTGATCGAGAAGATCAGCGGCGGGCACCGGCACGCCACGCACTCGTTCGCGTTCGTCGCCCTGGTCGCCTACGGCACCTGGGCCGGCGAGCACTACATCGGCCGCTACTTCACCCTCGGCCTGGTGTTCTTCATGCTGGCGCTGGCCGCCCGGTCGCTGAACCTGTGCCCGCCGGGAGAAGGCCTCCACGCTTACGGGCCCTGCATCCTGCTGGCCGGCGGCGGCACAGTCCTGATGGACCGGTGGATAGCCAGCGCGCCCAGCTGGCTGCCGTTCGCGATAGGCCTCGGGGCGCTGACCCACCTGGCCGGCGACTGCCTCACCGACCACGGCTGCCGGCTGTTCTGGCCGTTCACGCTGCGCACCGGGATACCGCTGATCAAGCGCACCGGCAACAAGATGGAGACCTGGTTCCTGGCGCCGGCGATGGCCGTCGGATGCGCGGTGCTGCTCTACATGAAGACGTCCGGGAAGACGCCGAGTTAG
- a CDS encoding FecCD family ABC transporter permease: MGQASADANAAAGQTAAARANPSAGEAARGSETPPMLAAGGIGEAEGSLPARADLSAGATNSPNLSSGLPTHADPAGSRAGADRLLSAGAELLIAGPGGVDRSGDSSPRRLARPTIALLVGTVVLLASILVASLGGAAGLPVGGTAEALLDKLPFVDLHTGLGPLQQSVLDQIRLPRVVLATLVGALLAQAGAAYQGVFRNPLSDSGTIGASAGAGMAATLVIVFGGGPEHTVAGIGAVPLAAFVGALGGVLTSYVLGTLVGRGGTAALILAGVAVSSFAGAVQAFVMQRSTTDVRQVYSWLFGSFAAADWSLVRLALPYAVISVLIVTVHARHLDVLALGDDEAATLGLNPVRTRLIVLAAASLATATAVAVSGIIGFVGLVVPHVVRRVAGPGHRLLLPMSLLVGGAFLVLADLLARTVLAPAELPIGVVTSFVGAPFFLVILRATRERDR, encoded by the coding sequence ATGGGGCAGGCAAGCGCGGACGCGAACGCGGCGGCAGGGCAGACCGCCGCCGCGCGCGCGAATCCGAGCGCTGGTGAGGCGGCGCGCGGGTCTGAGACGCCGCCGATGCTGGCGGCTGGGGGCATTGGCGAGGCGGAAGGCAGCTTGCCCGCGAGAGCTGACCTCTCGGCTGGCGCGACCAACTCGCCAAACCTCAGCAGCGGCTTGCCCACGCACGCCGACCCCGCTGGCTCGCGTGCCGGCGCAGACCGTTTGCTGAGTGCCGGTGCGGAGTTGCTGATCGCTGGGCCTGGCGGCGTTGACCGGTCAGGCGATTCCTCGCCTCGCCGGCTTGCCCGCCCGACCATCGCTCTGCTCGTCGGCACTGTGGTGCTGCTCGCCTCCATTCTTGTCGCCAGTCTTGGTGGCGCGGCTGGGCTGCCGGTGGGGGGCACTGCCGAGGCGCTGCTGGACAAGCTTCCGTTTGTTGACCTGCATACTGGGCTTGGGCCGCTGCAGCAGAGTGTGCTGGATCAGATTCGGTTGCCTCGTGTTGTGTTGGCGACGCTTGTGGGGGCGTTGTTGGCGCAGGCGGGGGCTGCTTATCAGGGCGTCTTTCGTAATCCGCTGTCTGATTCGGGGACTATCGGGGCGTCGGCTGGTGCCGGGATGGCGGCGACGCTCGTCATCGTCTTCGGCGGTGGGCCCGAGCACACTGTTGCGGGGATCGGTGCGGTGCCGCTTGCGGCGTTCGTCGGGGCGTTGGGTGGGGTGCTCACCAGCTATGTGCTCGGCACGCTGGTGGGCCGGGGTGGTACTGCCGCGCTCATCCTCGCAGGTGTCGCGGTCAGCTCCTTCGCGGGTGCGGTGCAGGCGTTCGTGATGCAGCGGAGCACCACGGATGTGCGGCAGGTGTACTCGTGGTTGTTCGGGAGTTTCGCTGCCGCTGACTGGTCTTTGGTGCGGTTGGCGTTGCCTTATGCCGTCATCAGCGTCCTGATCGTCACCGTGCATGCGCGGCATCTCGATGTGCTCGCGCTCGGTGACGACGAGGCCGCGACCCTCGGGCTGAATCCCGTGCGGACGCGCCTGATCGTGCTGGCTGCTGCCTCGCTGGCGACCGCTACCGCGGTGGCGGTCAGCGGCATCATCGGCTTCGTCGGGCTGGTGGTGCCGCACGTCGTGCGCCGCGTCGCCGGGCCCGGGCATCGCCTGTTGCTGCCGATGAGTCTGCTGGTCGGTGGGGCGTTCCTGGTGTTGGCCGATCTGCTGGCGCGGACCGTGCTGGCGCCGGCCGAGCTGCC
- a CDS encoding oxidoreductase: MKQQNWLITGVSSGLGRAFAQAALAAGHTVVGTVRSEADLRAFEALEPGRTHGRVLDVTDSGAVLRTVDEVEHDVGPLDVVVANAGYGLEGTFEETPLDEVRRQFEVNVFGAVATLQAALPHMRRRRRGHLMAVTSMGGLAAFPGVSAYCGSKFALEGILESLGKEVAQFGIRVTAIEPGSFRTDWAGRSMVRTDRTIDDYDDLFGPLREARQQASGNQLGNPAKAGEAVVRIASVEKPPSHLVLGSDALRLVGAARSAVDADIRDWEELSRTTDFAEGAQL; the protein is encoded by the coding sequence ATGAAGCAGCAGAATTGGCTCATCACCGGGGTCAGCAGCGGTCTCGGACGGGCCTTCGCGCAGGCCGCGCTGGCCGCCGGGCACACCGTGGTCGGGACGGTCCGCTCGGAGGCGGACCTCCGTGCCTTCGAGGCGCTCGAACCCGGGCGGACTCACGGCCGTGTTCTGGATGTGACTGACAGCGGCGCCGTCTTGCGGACGGTTGATGAAGTCGAGCATGACGTCGGGCCGTTGGATGTGGTTGTCGCGAACGCCGGCTACGGCTTGGAGGGGACGTTCGAGGAGACCCCGCTGGATGAGGTTCGGCGGCAGTTCGAGGTCAACGTCTTCGGCGCGGTCGCCACGCTGCAAGCCGCTCTGCCGCACATGCGCCGGCGGCGACGCGGGCATCTGATGGCCGTCACCTCGATGGGTGGGCTCGCAGCGTTCCCTGGTGTGTCCGCCTACTGCGGCAGCAAGTTCGCGCTGGAGGGAATCCTGGAGTCGCTGGGCAAGGAAGTCGCACAGTTCGGGATCCGCGTCACCGCGATCGAGCCCGGCTCGTTCCGCACCGACTGGGCCGGCCGGTCCATGGTCCGGACCGATCGCACGATCGACGACTACGACGACCTGTTCGGTCCGCTCCGCGAAGCGCGCCAGCAGGCAAGCGGCAACCAGCTCGGGAACCCTGCCAAGGCCGGGGAAGCGGTGGTCCGCATCGCCTCGGTCGAGAAGCCGCCGTCCCATCTCGTCCTCGGCTCGGACGCGCTGCGTCTGGTCGGCGCGGCACGCTCCGCCGTCGACGCGGACATCCGCGACTGGGAGGAGCTGTCGCGCACGACCGACTTCGCGGAGGGCGCACAGCTCTGA
- a CDS encoding ABC transporter substrate-binding protein: MHSRPHSLTRRVAVGVVAVSALLAAGCSSSKSAPAPAAATSSTSPAAAAFPTTVTAKNGAVKLAAEPKKIVSLSPSATEDLFQIGAGSQVVAVDDQSNFPASAPKTSLSGYKPNAEAIAKYNPDLVVVADDSAQIVEQLGKLNVPVLWFDAPNTLDDAYSQITALGTATGHTAAATTEVSSMKQQITAAIAATKKPATPLKYYYEVGTPGNYSATSKTFIGSILSQFGLTNIADPADKTGGGYPQLSDEYLVTAAPDLIFLADTKCCQQTPATTTARPGWSAIPAVKNAPAKHTIVGLDDDIASRWGPRLVGLVQQISQAVNQAQD, from the coding sequence GTGCATTCTCGTCCGCACAGCCTGACGCGGCGCGTGGCCGTCGGCGTCGTCGCGGTATCGGCGCTGCTGGCCGCCGGGTGTTCCTCGTCGAAGTCGGCGCCGGCTCCGGCCGCCGCCACGTCGTCCACCTCGCCCGCGGCCGCGGCCTTCCCGACCACCGTCACCGCCAAGAACGGTGCCGTGAAACTGGCGGCCGAGCCCAAGAAGATCGTGTCCCTGTCGCCCTCGGCGACCGAGGACCTCTTCCAGATCGGCGCCGGCTCCCAAGTAGTCGCGGTCGACGACCAGTCGAACTTCCCGGCCAGCGCCCCCAAGACGAGCCTGTCCGGCTACAAGCCGAACGCCGAGGCGATAGCGAAGTACAACCCGGACCTCGTGGTGGTCGCCGACGACAGCGCGCAGATCGTCGAGCAGCTCGGCAAGCTGAACGTCCCGGTCCTGTGGTTCGACGCCCCGAACACCCTCGACGACGCCTACAGCCAGATCACCGCACTCGGCACCGCGACCGGCCACACCGCCGCCGCGACCACCGAGGTCTCCAGCATGAAGCAGCAGATCACCGCGGCGATAGCGGCCACGAAGAAGCCCGCCACCCCCCTGAAGTACTACTACGAGGTCGGCACCCCCGGAAACTACAGCGCCACCTCGAAGACCTTCATCGGCTCGATCCTGTCCCAGTTCGGCCTCACCAACATCGCCGACCCCGCCGACAAAACCGGCGGCGGCTACCCCCAACTCTCCGACGAGTACCTGGTCACCGCCGCACCCGACCTGATCTTCCTCGCCGACACCAAGTGCTGCCAGCAAACCCCCGCCACCACCACCGCCCGCCCCGGCTGGTCAGCCATCCCCGCAGTGAAGAACGCCCCCGCCAAGCACACCATCGTCGGCCTCGACGACGACATAGCCTCCCGCTGGGGCCCCCGCCTAGTAGGCCTGGTCCAACAAATCTCCCAGGCCGTGAACCAGGCCCAGGACTGA
- a CDS encoding GNAT family N-acetyltransferase: MSSDATPHAAHPVRPITDDEVEAFTAQLDLGYHENPPQEAHDLWMRLLPRERTIAAFDGEELVGTGGEFAFRMTVPGGAAVDAAGVSVITVKATHRRRGILTAMMRHQMDGWHERRDASVAVLQASEPAIYGRFGYGLGTQQLALTIPRGAEALAAVPGSEKFRLRMTDPLQAYDRCQEVHEAILLSRPGMLPRVGDGWRDAALADHEFAREGAGPLRCVLAEDASGTTVGFARYRVKDDHDIPGRPSGKVRVQEVYGRDLASYAAMWRFLLEIDLVSEVRAAVPTDDPLMFLLADTRQVVPRLEDSMYVRLVDVDRALAARRYATAVDVVFEVSDAFCPWNTGRWRLSGDADGAVCERTTAPADLVLGPRELGAAYLGGFSLGALGRAGRIEELRPGALAEASRALVSDVAPWLPFGF, from the coding sequence ATGAGCTCCGACGCGACACCCCACGCGGCCCATCCCGTCCGACCGATCACGGACGACGAGGTTGAGGCCTTCACCGCGCAACTCGACCTCGGCTACCACGAGAACCCGCCGCAGGAGGCCCACGACCTGTGGATGCGTCTGCTGCCGCGCGAGCGCACGATCGCCGCCTTCGACGGCGAGGAGCTGGTCGGCACCGGCGGGGAGTTCGCTTTCCGGATGACCGTGCCCGGCGGGGCGGCGGTGGACGCGGCCGGCGTCTCGGTCATCACCGTCAAGGCCACGCACCGCCGGCGCGGCATCCTCACCGCGATGATGCGCCACCAAATGGACGGCTGGCACGAACGCCGCGACGCCTCGGTGGCGGTCCTGCAGGCCTCCGAGCCCGCGATCTACGGCCGGTTCGGCTACGGCCTGGGCACCCAGCAGCTCGCCCTGACGATCCCGCGCGGCGCCGAAGCCCTCGCGGCGGTGCCCGGCAGCGAGAAGTTCCGGCTGCGGATGACGGACCCGCTCCAGGCGTACGACCGCTGCCAGGAGGTGCACGAGGCGATCCTGCTGAGCCGTCCGGGCATGCTGCCGCGCGTCGGCGACGGCTGGCGGGACGCCGCGCTGGCCGACCACGAGTTCGCGCGCGAAGGCGCCGGACCGCTGCGCTGCGTGCTCGCCGAGGACGCGAGCGGCACGACCGTGGGCTTCGCGCGCTACCGGGTCAAGGACGACCACGACATCCCGGGCCGCCCGAGCGGCAAGGTGCGGGTACAGGAGGTCTACGGCCGCGACCTCGCCTCCTACGCCGCGATGTGGCGCTTCCTGCTCGAGATCGACCTGGTCAGCGAGGTCCGGGCCGCGGTGCCGACCGACGATCCGCTGATGTTCCTGCTGGCCGACACGCGGCAGGTGGTGCCGAGGCTGGAGGACTCCATGTATGTGCGGCTCGTGGACGTGGACCGGGCACTGGCGGCACGGCGCTACGCGACCGCGGTGGATGTGGTCTTCGAAGTCTCGGACGCGTTCTGCCCGTGGAACACCGGACGGTGGCGGCTCAGCGGCGACGCCGACGGCGCCGTCTGCGAGCGGACCACGGCTCCGGCGGATCTGGTGCTGGGACCGCGCGAACTCGGCGCCGCATACCTCGGCGGCTTCTCGCTCGGCGCGCTCGGACGCGCCGGGCGCATCGAGGAGCTGCGGCCGGGGGCGCTGGCCGAGGCGTCGCGGGCGCTGGTGAGCGACGTCGCGCCCTGGCTGCCCTTCGGGTTCTGA
- a CDS encoding enoyl-CoA hydratase/isomerase family protein: MSEVSEKDYNGVLLRRHPAFGNGVVAEIVLNRGAAMNAISTGMAAAIRDVGTELAEDPAVRAVVVSAVPPVVEGKNHAFCVGVDLKERDRMTDAELVATRPAFRRTWGTFGSLPMPVVAAVSGYALGGGCELALACDLIVADDGAVFGLPEVSVGVIPGGGGTQTLVRRVGMNRAADLIFTARRVDADEADRFGMIDRRVAGSSTARGAALELAQQIAKNSPIGVRNAKHALKVGADLPLAAGLDVEDGAWRATAFSADRAEGVRAFVEKRAPIWP; encoded by the coding sequence ATGAGTGAGGTATCGGAGAAGGATTACAACGGCGTACTCCTGCGGCGGCACCCGGCGTTCGGCAACGGCGTGGTCGCGGAGATCGTGCTGAACCGCGGGGCGGCGATGAACGCGATCTCGACCGGCATGGCGGCGGCGATCCGCGACGTCGGGACGGAGCTGGCCGAGGACCCGGCGGTGCGCGCGGTCGTGGTGTCGGCGGTGCCGCCGGTGGTCGAGGGGAAGAACCACGCGTTCTGCGTCGGCGTGGACCTCAAGGAGCGCGACCGCATGACCGACGCCGAGCTGGTCGCCACCCGGCCGGCGTTCCGGCGGACCTGGGGCACGTTCGGTTCGCTGCCGATGCCGGTCGTCGCCGCGGTCTCCGGCTACGCCCTCGGCGGCGGCTGCGAGCTGGCGCTGGCCTGCGATCTCATCGTCGCCGACGACGGCGCGGTGTTCGGATTGCCGGAGGTGTCGGTCGGCGTCATCCCCGGCGGCGGCGGGACGCAGACGCTGGTGCGGCGCGTGGGCATGAACCGCGCCGCGGACCTGATCTTCACCGCGCGGCGCGTCGACGCCGACGAGGCCGACCGCTTCGGCATGATCGACCGGCGGGTCGCGGGCAGTTCGACGGCGCGCGGGGCGGCGCTGGAGCTGGCGCAGCAGATCGCGAAGAACTCGCCGATCGGCGTGCGCAACGCCAAGCACGCGCTGAAGGTCGGCGCGGATCTGCCGCTGGCCGCCGGGCTGGATGTGGAGGACGGCGCGTGGCGCGCGACGGCGTTCTCGGCGGACCGGGCCGAGGGCGTACGGGCCTTCGTGGAGAAGCGGGCGCCGATCTGGCCGTGA
- a CDS encoding alpha/beta fold hydrolase: MQDSDPIRLAGPWTHRDITANGARFHVAEMGEGPLVLFLHGFPEFWWSWRHQLPAVADAGFHAVAMDLRGYGGSDKTPRGYDPLTLTMDVTGVIRALGQSNATLVGHDWGAFLGWTAAVFRPAAVNRLAVTGSAHPRRLRQALLTDPKQISSARFMWSAQRPWAPEKALTRDAAMLVEQLLAEWGATGWPELDVAQRYRDAMLVPGAAHSSLEYYRWLIRSLVRPDGMRYAQRMRTEVRVPVLHLQGELDSALLPHVARGSGRYVTAAYRWRMMEGIGHFPHEEAPMRFNGELIDWLKS, from the coding sequence ATGCAGGATTCCGATCCGATCCGCCTGGCCGGCCCGTGGACGCACCGCGACATCACCGCGAACGGCGCCCGCTTCCACGTCGCCGAGATGGGCGAGGGCCCGCTGGTGCTGTTCCTGCACGGCTTCCCCGAGTTCTGGTGGTCCTGGCGCCATCAGCTCCCGGCCGTGGCCGACGCCGGTTTCCACGCCGTGGCCATGGACCTGCGCGGCTACGGCGGCAGCGACAAGACCCCGCGCGGCTACGACCCGCTGACCCTGACCATGGACGTCACCGGGGTCATCCGCGCCCTGGGCCAGTCCAACGCCACGCTCGTCGGGCACGACTGGGGCGCGTTCCTGGGCTGGACCGCGGCGGTCTTCCGACCGGCGGCGGTGAACCGGTTGGCCGTCACCGGTTCGGCCCATCCGCGCCGGCTGCGCCAGGCACTGCTGACCGACCCCAAGCAGATCTCCTCGGCGCGCTTCATGTGGTCCGCGCAGCGGCCGTGGGCGCCGGAGAAGGCGCTGACGCGCGACGCGGCGATGCTGGTCGAGCAGCTGCTCGCGGAGTGGGGCGCGACCGGCTGGCCGGAGCTGGACGTGGCGCAGCGCTACCGCGACGCGATGCTCGTGCCCGGCGCCGCGCACTCCTCGCTGGAGTACTACCGCTGGCTCATCAGGTCCCTGGTCCGCCCCGACGGGATGCGGTACGCGCAGCGGATGCGTACCGAGGTGCGGGTTCCGGTGCTCCATCTGCAGGGCGAGTTGGACAGTGCCCTGCTGCCGCACGTCGCCCGCGGCTCGGGACGCTACGTCACTGCCGCGTATCGCTGGCGGATGATGGAAGGCATCGGGCACTTCCCGCACGAGGAGGCGCCGATGCGCTTCAACGGCGAGCTGATCGACTGGCTCAAGAGCTGA
- a CDS encoding MarP family serine protease, with translation MDILDILLLLVVAAFAVSGYRQGFVVGVVSFAGFLGGLALGFVIVPTFLDRSSASLLASVIALCAVLALAVVGQVLGSMLGAKLREAITWQPAQMVDAVSGAVVSVIAVLMVAWFLGLALFTSSVPTISDQVRSSSILKGMTQVLPQGANQWFSSFSNVLNRNGFPQVFAPFQAEDPANVPPPDPALLNSPVIAADRASIVKIRGQAPSCGKDIEGSGFVYASGKVMTNAHVVGGTRSLVVRQSNGKQYAATVVLFDPKRDIAVLDVPSLKAPQLNFDLGGKANDSSLVVGYPEDGPFTVDAARIREQITATGADIYSNGNVRRQVFALYAQVQQGNSGGPLLSTDGRVLGVVFAKSLEDKNTGYALTAQEVSSDAQAGAATDVPVNTQACAI, from the coding sequence ATGGACATCCTCGACATCCTGCTGCTGCTGGTCGTGGCGGCGTTCGCGGTCTCTGGGTACCGGCAGGGCTTCGTCGTGGGCGTGGTCTCCTTCGCCGGCTTCCTCGGCGGTCTGGCGCTGGGCTTCGTGATCGTCCCGACGTTCCTGGACCGGTCCTCGGCGAGCCTGCTGGCCTCGGTGATAGCGCTGTGCGCGGTGCTGGCGCTGGCGGTGGTCGGGCAGGTGCTCGGCTCGATGCTGGGCGCCAAGCTGCGCGAGGCCATCACCTGGCAGCCGGCGCAGATGGTGGACGCGGTCAGCGGTGCGGTGGTGTCGGTGATCGCGGTGCTGATGGTCGCGTGGTTCCTGGGGCTGGCGCTGTTCACGTCCTCGGTGCCGACCATCAGCGACCAGGTGCGCTCCTCCAGCATCCTCAAGGGCATGACCCAGGTGCTGCCGCAGGGCGCCAACCAGTGGTTCAGCTCGTTCTCCAACGTCCTGAACCGCAACGGCTTCCCGCAGGTGTTCGCGCCCTTCCAGGCCGAGGACCCGGCGAACGTGCCGCCGCCGGACCCGGCGCTGCTGAACAGCCCGGTGATCGCCGCCGACCGGGCCTCGATCGTGAAGATCCGCGGCCAGGCGCCCTCGTGCGGCAAGGACATCGAGGGCTCCGGATTCGTCTACGCCTCCGGCAAGGTGATGACCAACGCGCACGTGGTCGGCGGTACGCGCTCGCTGGTCGTGCGCCAGTCCAACGGCAAGCAGTACGCGGCCACCGTGGTGCTGTTCGACCCCAAGCGGGACATCGCCGTCCTGGACGTCCCCAGCCTGAAGGCGCCGCAGCTGAACTTCGACCTCGGCGGCAAGGCCAACGACTCCTCGCTGGTGGTCGGCTACCCCGAGGACGGCCCGTTCACCGTCGACGCCGCGCGCATCCGCGAGCAGATCACGGCGACCGGCGCCGACATCTACTCCAACGGCAACGTCCGCCGGCAGGTGTTCGCCCTCTACGCGCAGGTGCAGCAGGGCAACTCCGGCGGCCCGCTGCTGTCCACGGACGGCCGGGTGCTCGGCGTGGTCTTCGCCAAGTCGCTGGAGGACAAGAACACCGGCTACGCGCTGACCGCGCAGGAGGTCTCCTCCGACGCGCAGGCCGGCGCCGCGACCGACGTCCCGGTCAACACCCAGGCCTGCGCGATCTGA
- a CDS encoding NUDIX hydrolase: protein MDIPIADPLPDWLLPLARAAESATGLGPRFKRPADLDGEPRRSAVLILFGEDPAHGPDVLFVERAKTLRHHPGQPAFPGGAVDPGEGPVATALREANEETDLDPAGVQVFGILPDQYVFPSDFLVTPVLGWWRSPSPVRVRDVREVASVHRIAVSELVDPANRLRVGSPSGTSSPAFEAGPLLIWGFTAALLDGVLKAGGWELPWDTERVEPLPQEVVALAVRSRAAPGGEDK from the coding sequence ATGGACATTCCGATAGCCGATCCGCTGCCCGACTGGTTGCTCCCGCTGGCTCGCGCCGCGGAGAGCGCGACAGGGCTGGGACCCCGGTTCAAGCGGCCCGCGGACCTGGACGGCGAGCCTCGGCGCTCCGCCGTGCTCATCCTGTTCGGCGAGGATCCCGCGCACGGGCCCGACGTGTTGTTCGTCGAGCGTGCCAAGACCCTGCGGCACCATCCCGGGCAGCCGGCTTTTCCCGGCGGCGCCGTGGATCCCGGCGAGGGTCCGGTGGCCACCGCGCTGCGGGAGGCGAACGAGGAGACCGACCTGGATCCGGCCGGGGTGCAGGTTTTCGGGATCCTGCCCGATCAGTACGTCTTCCCCTCGGACTTCCTGGTGACGCCGGTGCTGGGCTGGTGGCGCTCGCCGAGTCCGGTGCGGGTGCGCGATGTGCGGGAGGTCGCCTCGGTGCACCGGATCGCGGTCAGCGAGCTGGTCGATCCGGCGAACCGGCTGCGGGTCGGCAGTCCTTCGGGGACCTCGAGTCCGGCCTTCGAGGCCGGACCGTTGTTGATCTGGGGGTTCACCGCCGCGCTGCTGGACGGGGTGCTGAAGGCCGGCGGCTGGGAGCTGCCGTGGGACACCGAGCGGGTCGAGCCGCTGCCGCAGGAGGTGGTGGCGCTGGCGGTGCGCAGCCGCGCGGCGCCGGGGGGAGAAGATAAGTAG